In the genome of Streptomyces pactum, one region contains:
- a CDS encoding amidohydrolase yields MDTYADLVFLDGRVVTVDAEFSVASALAVTGGIISAVGGRDDVAPLIGPATRVVNLRGATLLPGINDSHLHGCAFGMATPPLSLEVGHPAVSSLADVAEAVREAAGRVPRGQWITGHGWDTGYLAECLADPSRLPSRHDLDAVSPDHPVVLYSFSGHATWVNSKALELIGVDRDTVAPPGGAIVTDEAGAPTGLLHEGAQALVQNALPPLSRQERTDAVRSALATLARLGVTSYTEPGLGPGGDGIMRGALGTETLEVYRRLLADGELTARVGVLLLPTGMASTAEEFGRTLDALGKPGDADPRRLAILGVKIFADGIVPNKTAWMHEPYVGGGCGSLCVGGATDAERTAEIGAMIRHAHAAGYQLGIHVTGDRAADTVVDAFAAAVAEHPRPDARHYVIHGDFLTAHSMKVLAEHGYGVNMNPTIKWTVADMEEDFVGAERAAYAWPYRDALDAGVRVASGSDAPVTHPDWRQGLATMVLRESKAAGRVSGPEQRISLAEAIRTYTIDAAWQDFADDWKGSLEPGKVADLCVLDGDLLDADPHDIPGMPVVLTVVDGKVVHDTLGI; encoded by the coding sequence GTGGACACGTATGCGGACCTGGTGTTTCTCGACGGCCGGGTGGTGACCGTCGACGCCGAGTTCTCCGTCGCCTCGGCCCTGGCGGTGACCGGCGGCATCATCAGCGCCGTCGGCGGGCGGGACGACGTGGCGCCGCTCATCGGGCCCGCCACCCGCGTCGTGAACCTGCGGGGGGCGACGCTGCTCCCCGGTATCAACGACTCCCACCTGCACGGGTGCGCCTTCGGCATGGCGACGCCGCCGCTCTCCCTGGAGGTCGGCCACCCGGCCGTGTCCTCCCTCGCGGACGTGGCCGAGGCGGTCCGGGAGGCCGCCGGCCGGGTTCCGCGCGGGCAGTGGATCACCGGCCACGGCTGGGACACCGGTTACCTCGCCGAGTGCCTCGCCGACCCGTCGCGGCTGCCCTCGCGGCACGACCTCGACGCCGTGAGCCCGGACCACCCCGTCGTGCTGTACTCCTTCTCCGGTCACGCCACCTGGGTCAACTCCAAGGCGCTGGAGCTCATCGGGGTGGACCGGGACACCGTCGCGCCGCCCGGCGGGGCCATCGTCACGGACGAGGCGGGGGCGCCCACCGGGCTGCTCCACGAGGGGGCGCAGGCGCTCGTCCAGAACGCGCTCCCGCCGCTCAGCCGGCAGGAGCGGACCGACGCGGTCCGGTCGGCCCTGGCCACCCTCGCCCGGCTCGGCGTGACCAGCTACACCGAGCCCGGGCTCGGCCCCGGCGGCGACGGCATCATGCGGGGCGCTCTCGGCACGGAGACCCTGGAGGTCTACCGCCGGCTGCTGGCCGACGGCGAACTGACCGCCCGCGTCGGGGTGCTGCTGCTGCCCACCGGCATGGCGAGCACCGCCGAGGAGTTCGGCCGTACCCTCGACGCCCTCGGCAAGCCCGGCGACGCCGACCCGCGCCGCCTCGCCATCCTCGGGGTCAAGATCTTCGCCGACGGCATCGTGCCGAACAAGACGGCCTGGATGCACGAGCCGTACGTCGGCGGCGGCTGCGGCTCGCTGTGCGTGGGCGGCGCGACCGACGCCGAGCGGACGGCCGAGATCGGCGCCATGATCCGGCACGCCCACGCCGCCGGCTACCAGCTGGGCATCCACGTCACCGGCGACCGCGCCGCCGACACCGTGGTGGACGCCTTCGCCGCGGCGGTGGCCGAGCACCCGCGGCCGGACGCCCGCCACTACGTCATCCACGGCGACTTCCTCACCGCGCACAGCATGAAGGTGCTCGCCGAGCACGGCTACGGGGTCAACATGAACCCCACCATCAAGTGGACCGTCGCCGACATGGAGGAGGACTTCGTCGGCGCCGAGCGGGCCGCGTACGCCTGGCCCTACCGCGACGCGCTCGACGCGGGGGTGCGGGTGGCGAGCGGGTCCGACGCCCCGGTCACCCACCCGGACTGGCGGCAGGGTTTGGCCACCATGGTGCTGCGCGAGTCGAAGGCCGCCGGCCGGGTCAGCGGGCCCGAGCAGCGCATCAGCCTGGCGGAGGCGATCCGTACCTACACCATCGACGCGGCCTGGCAGGACTTCGCCGACGACTGGAAGGGTTCCCTGGAGCCCGGCAAGGTCGCCGACCTCTGCGTGCTCGACGGCGACCTGCTCGACGCCGACCCGCACGACATACCGGGGATGCCCGTGGTGCTCACCGTCGTGGACGGGAAGGTCGTGCACGACACCCTCGGCATTTGA
- a CDS encoding helix-turn-helix transcriptional regulator has product MAAERSTADILDAAVHVREAARSATRGAAGVDAVLTALSEVVEYDHASLARWDPLRRRHTTLAGSYPDDATEYIETRLHHDPVFPVLRTPAGGGLWLRDVPRPLLAASPGFREVLSPLGIEDGVAQCLFAADGRYVGMLNVSTRRPRRTPDPARAVVTLLTDALAAAVDPRTAPADAEPVRARPAAGPAPARPAAARREPDGPRPGGLSPRELQVLAELTTGRTNREIAARLYIAPRTVGTHIEHILAKLDLPNRAAAAARAAAWGIAPRD; this is encoded by the coding sequence ATGGCAGCGGAGCGGAGCACGGCGGACATCCTGGACGCGGCCGTCCACGTCCGCGAGGCCGCCCGGAGTGCCACCCGCGGCGCCGCCGGGGTCGACGCGGTCCTGACGGCGCTGTCCGAGGTGGTCGAGTACGACCACGCCTCGCTGGCCCGGTGGGACCCGCTGCGGCGGCGTCACACCACCCTGGCCGGGAGCTACCCGGACGACGCCACGGAGTACATCGAGACCCGGCTCCACCACGACCCGGTGTTTCCGGTGCTCCGCACCCCGGCGGGGGGCGGCCTGTGGCTGCGGGACGTTCCCCGGCCGCTGCTGGCGGCCTCCCCGGGGTTCCGGGAGGTGCTGAGCCCGCTCGGGATCGAGGACGGCGTGGCCCAGTGCCTGTTCGCCGCCGACGGCCGGTACGTCGGCATGCTGAACGTCAGCACCCGCCGGCCGCGGCGCACGCCCGACCCGGCGCGCGCCGTGGTCACCCTGCTCACCGACGCCCTCGCCGCAGCCGTCGATCCACGGACCGCCCCGGCGGACGCGGAGCCGGTCCGGGCCCGGCCCGCCGCCGGCCCCGCACCGGCCCGGCCGGCGGCGGCCCGCCGGGAGCCGGACGGCCCGCGGCCCGGCGGCCTGTCGCCACGGGAACTCCAGGTGCTGGCCGAGCTGACCACCGGCCGCACCAACCGGGAGATCGCCGCACGGCTGTACATCGCGCCGCGCACCGTGGGCACCCACATCGAACACATCCTCGCCAAGCTGGACCTGCCCAACCGCGCGGCCGCCGCCGCCCGGGCCGCAGCCTGGGGGATCGCGCCCCGAGACTGA
- a CDS encoding gas vesicle protein K encodes MSGRVELDQDTVERDLMRLVLTVVELLRQLMERQAVRRAESGGLTEDQEERIGRTLMLLEERMDSLCRQHGLRRSDLNLDLGPLGPLLPPEDVPSGGTGAPAPAGSPVLAEHLSAVDWTGPDGPPGPPAR; translated from the coding sequence GTGAGCGGACGCGTGGAGCTGGACCAGGACACCGTGGAGCGCGACCTGATGCGGCTGGTGCTGACCGTGGTGGAGCTGCTGCGGCAGCTGATGGAGCGGCAGGCGGTCCGCCGGGCGGAATCCGGTGGCCTCACCGAGGACCAGGAGGAGCGGATCGGCCGCACCCTGATGCTGCTGGAGGAGCGGATGGACAGCCTCTGCCGGCAGCACGGGCTGCGGCGCTCGGACCTCAACCTCGATCTGGGACCGCTGGGCCCGCTGCTGCCCCCGGAGGACGTCCCCTCCGGCGGCACCGGGGCCCCGGCGCCGGCCGGGAGCCCGGTCCTCGCCGAGCACCTGTCCGCTGTCGACTGGACGGGCCCCGACGGGCCTCCGGGTCCGCCCGCGCGCTGA
- a CDS encoding gas vesicle protein has translation MSTGALPEQRIALVDLLDRLLAGGVVLTGDLTLRIADVDLVRIDLRALISSVNDTVPAPWEEK, from the coding sequence ATGAGCACCGGCGCCCTGCCCGAGCAGCGGATCGCCCTGGTGGACCTGCTGGACCGGCTGCTGGCCGGCGGGGTGGTGCTCACCGGCGACCTCACGCTGCGGATCGCCGACGTGGACCTGGTCCGGATCGATCTGCGGGCCCTGATCAGCTCGGTGAACGACACCGTGCCCGCACCCTGGGAGGAGAAGTGA
- a CDS encoding GvpL/GvpF family gas vesicle protein, protein MDRPRQELRYVYAVTRDGRPAPALPGDLHGVAGGPVDTVRHAGLTALTGPVPAAEFAEAPLRARLEDLDWLADVARAHHRVVDAATRTAGCVIPLRLATVCHDEPGVRNLLEAGRDRFTEALDRLDGHLEWGVKVYAAATPPPAAAVPAGGPGAAGGTDGAGSGRAYLRRRSAERRARDERWQLARDGARQVYEELTPLAADTRLHAPQNTRLSGVAEPNVLNAAFLVPGAAGESFAARVRDLGGRLPAVRLELTGPWAPYSFLSPDDDPPAAAPVPGGGGGTA, encoded by the coding sequence ATGGACCGACCACGCCAGGAGCTGCGGTACGTCTACGCCGTCACCCGTGACGGACGGCCCGCGCCCGCCCTGCCCGGGGACCTGCACGGGGTGGCGGGCGGCCCGGTGGACACCGTCCGGCACGCCGGCCTCACCGCCCTGACCGGCCCGGTGCCGGCCGCCGAGTTCGCCGAGGCGCCGCTGCGCGCCCGGCTGGAGGACCTGGACTGGCTGGCGGACGTGGCCCGCGCGCACCACCGGGTGGTGGACGCCGCGACCCGGACGGCCGGCTGCGTCATCCCGCTGCGGCTGGCCACCGTCTGCCACGACGAGCCGGGGGTGCGGAATCTGCTGGAAGCCGGCCGGGACCGCTTCACCGAGGCCCTGGACCGGCTGGACGGCCACCTCGAATGGGGCGTCAAGGTGTACGCCGCGGCCACTCCCCCGCCCGCCGCCGCGGTTCCGGCCGGCGGCCCGGGGGCGGCCGGTGGTACGGACGGGGCGGGGTCCGGACGGGCCTATCTGCGCCGGCGGAGCGCCGAGCGCCGGGCGCGTGACGAGCGGTGGCAGCTCGCCCGGGACGGTGCGCGGCAGGTCTACGAGGAGCTGACGCCGCTGGCCGCCGACACCCGGCTGCACGCCCCGCAGAACACCCGGCTCTCCGGGGTGGCCGAGCCCAACGTCCTCAACGCGGCCTTCCTGGTGCCCGGCGCCGCCGGCGAGTCCTTCGCCGCCCGCGTACGGGACCTGGGCGGCCGGCTCCCGGCCGTCCGGCTGGAACTCACCGGGCCCTGGGCCCCGTACTCCTTCCTCTCGCCCGACGACGACCCGCCGGCCGCCGCGCCGGTCCCGGGCGGCGGTGGGGGGACCGCATGA
- a CDS encoding gas vesicle protein, producing the protein MDARDPLTAPAAPRPAAPARPGGLEPAGGSNLADILERVLDKGVVIAGDIRINLLDIELLTIKLRLVVASVERAKEMGIDWWEDDPSLSSRAGRRALDAENARLRARLAELEAAGAQAGGDRPAKEDETR; encoded by the coding sequence ATGGACGCAAGAGATCCGCTGACCGCCCCCGCCGCGCCGCGCCCCGCCGCTCCGGCCCGCCCCGGCGGGCTGGAGCCGGCGGGGGGCTCCAACCTCGCCGACATCCTGGAGCGGGTGCTGGACAAGGGAGTCGTCATCGCCGGCGACATCCGCATCAACCTGCTCGACATCGAACTGCTCACCATCAAGCTGCGGCTCGTCGTGGCCTCCGTGGAACGGGCCAAGGAGATGGGCATCGACTGGTGGGAGGACGACCCGTCGCTCTCCTCCCGCGCCGGGCGGCGCGCCCTGGACGCCGAGAACGCGCGGCTGCGGGCCCGGCTCGCCGAACTGGAGGCCGCCGGGGCACAGGCCGGCGGCGACCGTCCCGCGAAGGAGGACGAAACCCGGTGA
- a CDS encoding gas vesicle protein GvpG, which translates to MILSFVGWVLRQVVTQAEREYYDPARVRRELAELERRLDDGLIDETEFERQEDLLLDRLEEAHAWTQEIR; encoded by the coding sequence GTGATCCTCTCGTTCGTCGGCTGGGTGCTGCGCCAGGTGGTGACCCAGGCGGAGCGGGAGTACTACGACCCGGCGCGGGTCCGGCGGGAGCTGGCCGAACTGGAACGGCGGCTCGACGACGGGCTGATCGACGAAACCGAGTTCGAGCGGCAGGAGGATCTGCTGCTCGACCGCCTGGAGGAGGCGCACGCATGGACGCAAGAGATCCGCTGA
- a CDS encoding GvpL/GvpF family gas vesicle protein: protein MKTYVYGIVPGGQPPLPDRLEGVGDPPRPVRGVRAGELTALVSDCPEGIRPRRRDLMAHQRVLTEVGKVCTVLPMRFGSVSPDESQVREVLTARAADYRDRLRRLDGRSEYNVKAVHHEQVLLRQLLDEEPGLREMAAANRSAGGGSYESRLQTGERVARAVQDREKVDAELVTEALTPLAEEHRPGPESGGWFVNLSLLVPREGGAAVAEAVDRLRREHPRLDLRLNGPLPPYSFVEP, encoded by the coding sequence GTGAAAACCTACGTCTACGGCATCGTGCCCGGCGGCCAGCCACCGCTTCCGGACCGGCTGGAAGGTGTCGGCGACCCGCCCCGCCCGGTGCGCGGGGTCCGGGCCGGGGAGCTGACCGCGCTGGTCAGCGACTGCCCGGAGGGCATCCGCCCGCGCCGCCGTGACCTGATGGCCCATCAGCGGGTGCTCACCGAGGTCGGCAAGGTGTGCACCGTGCTGCCGATGCGCTTCGGCAGCGTCTCGCCCGACGAGTCGCAGGTCCGCGAGGTGCTCACCGCCCGCGCCGCGGACTACCGCGACCGGCTGCGGCGGCTGGACGGCCGCAGCGAGTACAACGTCAAGGCGGTCCACCACGAGCAGGTGCTGCTGCGCCAGCTGCTGGACGAGGAGCCGGGGCTGCGGGAGATGGCCGCGGCCAACCGTTCGGCCGGCGGCGGCAGCTACGAGTCCCGGCTGCAGACCGGCGAGCGGGTCGCCCGGGCCGTGCAGGACCGCGAGAAGGTCGACGCCGAGCTGGTCACCGAGGCCCTCACCCCGCTGGCCGAGGAGCACCGGCCCGGGCCGGAGAGCGGCGGCTGGTTCGTCAACCTCTCCCTGCTGGTGCCCCGGGAGGGCGGGGCGGCGGTGGCCGAGGCGGTGGACCGGCTCCGGCGCGAGCACCCGCGGCTGGACCTGCGGCTGAACGGGCCGCTGCCGCCGTACAGCTTCGTCGAACCGTGA
- the gvpJ gene encoding gas vesicle protein GvpJ, whose amino-acid sequence MTVVPAERTGGGGGSSGLYDVLELVLDRGLVIDAFIRVSLVGIEILKIDVRVVVASVDTYLRFAEACNRLDLESGPHKSAGLPELVNGATESGARSKTKGALSGAGQAVSQAARGLSETLRGGREQQPEPAAGSDEGESRSGSRRTAAKKSGEDA is encoded by the coding sequence ATGACGGTTGTTCCCGCGGAACGTACCGGCGGCGGAGGCGGCAGCAGCGGCCTCTACGACGTGCTGGAACTCGTTCTCGACCGCGGCCTGGTGATCGACGCGTTCATCCGCGTCTCCCTGGTCGGCATCGAGATCCTCAAGATCGACGTACGGGTGGTGGTGGCGAGCGTCGACACGTATCTGCGCTTCGCCGAGGCGTGCAACCGCCTGGACCTGGAGTCCGGACCGCACAAGTCGGCCGGGCTGCCGGAGCTGGTGAACGGCGCGACCGAGAGCGGCGCGCGGAGCAAGACCAAGGGCGCGCTCTCGGGCGCCGGGCAGGCCGTCTCCCAGGCGGCGCGCGGCCTGAGCGAGACGCTGCGCGGCGGCCGGGAGCAGCAACCGGAGCCGGCCGCCGGATCGGATGAGGGCGAGAGCCGCTCCGGCAGCCGCCGGACCGCGGCGAAGAAGTCGGGGGAGGACGCGTGA
- the gvpO gene encoding gas vesicle protein GvpO, translating to MTNTPNETDDTPPKGGSSPVALLRSGCEQLTELTGLRPESVTRFERADEGWLLEVEVVEVARVPETMSLLALYEISLDHDGMLTGYRRVRRYERARGDRH from the coding sequence ATGACAAACACACCAAATGAGACCGACGACACGCCGCCGAAGGGCGGCTCGTCCCCGGTGGCGCTGCTGCGCTCGGGATGCGAGCAGCTCACCGAACTGACCGGACTGCGGCCCGAGTCGGTGACCCGTTTCGAACGGGCCGACGAGGGCTGGCTGCTGGAGGTGGAGGTGGTGGAAGTGGCCCGGGTGCCGGAGACGATGAGTCTCCTGGCGCTCTACGAGATCTCCCTCGACCACGACGGAATGCTGACCGGTTACCGCCGCGTCCGGCGCTACGAACGCGCCCGCGGCGACCGCCACTGA
- a CDS encoding thiazolylpeptide-type bacteriocin, which translates to MSDSVRSDAFDLQDLELDLGDLTVTSMRDTAALPEGGASWGSCSCQGSSSCTQPQPQTDSLNVG; encoded by the coding sequence ATGTCTGACTCCGTACGCAGTGACGCCTTCGACCTCCAGGACCTGGAGCTGGACCTCGGTGACCTGACCGTCACCTCGATGCGCGACACCGCCGCGCTCCCCGAGGGCGGCGCCTCGTGGGGCAGCTGTTCCTGCCAGGGCTCCTCGTCCTGCACGCAGCCGCAGCCGCAGACCGACTCGCTCAACGTGGGCTGA
- a CDS encoding lantibiotic dehydratase: MRHSVSTGHDPGYRVRSAPYALVRATVLTYPAQSPAGADLRAVLARLADVERESAALVPALGDDLYASRSGHPPAFHRDVVLPLRRALHNGREPRPAVLAALGDLPRRLPRLARWLTLHDRRRALLETLDRTAGPALDAERAALAALCREPALARATALTSADLLRAVQRAGDGTADRRTRKEEPNVLRYALRASTKTSPLSWFTAVGWGPLPEPPDGRPLRRDWGDPGPLDGPLHTRVTVNRTLTSALTAALLDAPHRRVGLPHRVTSTARVTGDRVTYSRSRTVFAGGRYLVTEEDEAELANTGPLGLVTARALHPVTREELAGHLAAALSGAGAGDGRAAAEAFLERLCRAGLLVPTEPVPPQDDDPLGRLTDWLRGLAAPAGAEHRGPAGAEEQGPAGAADGEQPGAEVREPAGAEDRDLADRIDAVARLTAGFGPATAAERPARVSTLVRHWTELLAAAGRPVPPGAAPLNVLSEDVVAPRPARLDGFLDGADHEALAEVTALAELFDLGHLVRRAARDRFVRRYGSGGSCAHPWEFGPETAAAWQDAARIAALDPADRAAFPTGAEEFAALRGELADRVRAAGAGRDTADTDVVLPGDLVKGLGERLPRWAVARPAGYACFLQRDPAAGLLCVNRVYGGWGRFTSRFLDLLDPRAAEAVSRQIHDALGPGARPAQLRPVGGFNANLHPLLVPDEIGPDRRWAPIGEPDLELAHDEAADQLRLRLRGTGEPLDVLYPGFLAPVMLPRRIAAHLSDLPHGMVDFQPLVPRHPLTAPGGRVIVTPRLRHRHVVLLRRRWLLPPGVLAAFVADLTAGPEVPAAAVARWRALLDLPEQVFLHPVAAAPTGRPAEDFLTRLARPKPQFVDLGNALHLRCLAKWLARHPDGAALEEALPAPGGAAAPARAVELVLETYRAARPS; encoded by the coding sequence ATGCGGCACTCCGTGAGCACCGGCCACGACCCCGGGTACCGGGTGCGGTCGGCACCGTACGCGCTGGTGCGGGCGACCGTGCTCACCTACCCGGCGCAGAGTCCGGCCGGCGCGGACCTCCGCGCGGTGCTCGCCCGACTCGCCGACGTCGAGCGGGAGTCGGCCGCCCTCGTCCCGGCGCTCGGCGACGACCTGTACGCCAGCCGGTCCGGTCACCCGCCCGCCTTCCACCGCGACGTCGTGCTGCCGCTGCGCCGCGCCCTGCACAACGGCCGCGAACCCCGGCCCGCCGTCCTCGCCGCACTCGGCGACCTGCCCCGGCGGCTGCCCCGGCTGGCCCGCTGGCTCACGCTCCACGACCGCCGCCGTGCCCTCCTGGAGACCCTGGACCGCACCGCCGGCCCCGCGCTGGACGCCGAACGCGCCGCCCTGGCCGCCCTCTGCCGGGAGCCCGCCCTCGCCCGCGCCACCGCGCTCACCAGCGCCGACCTGCTCCGGGCCGTGCAACGGGCCGGCGACGGCACCGCGGACCGCCGGACGCGGAAGGAAGAGCCCAACGTCCTGCGCTACGCCCTGCGCGCCAGCACCAAGACCAGCCCCCTGTCGTGGTTCACCGCGGTCGGCTGGGGCCCGCTGCCCGAACCGCCGGACGGGCGCCCGCTCCGGCGGGACTGGGGCGACCCCGGCCCGCTGGACGGCCCGCTGCACACCCGGGTCACCGTCAACCGCACCCTCACCAGCGCGCTCACCGCCGCCCTGCTGGACGCCCCGCACCGCCGCGTAGGGCTGCCGCACCGCGTCACCAGCACCGCGCGGGTCACCGGCGACCGGGTCACCTACTCCCGCAGCCGGACCGTCTTCGCCGGGGGCCGCTACCTGGTCACCGAGGAGGACGAGGCGGAGCTGGCCAACACCGGACCGCTGGGCCTGGTGACCGCCCGCGCCCTGCACCCGGTCACCCGGGAGGAGCTGGCCGGCCACCTCGCCGCCGCCCTGTCCGGCGCCGGAGCCGGCGACGGCCGGGCCGCGGCCGAGGCCTTCCTGGAACGCCTGTGCCGGGCCGGCCTGCTGGTGCCCACCGAACCGGTGCCGCCGCAGGACGACGACCCGCTGGGCCGGCTCACGGACTGGCTGCGCGGCCTCGCCGCCCCGGCCGGTGCCGAGCACCGGGGCCCGGCCGGCGCCGAGGAGCAGGGCCCGGCCGGTGCCGCGGACGGGGAGCAGCCCGGCGCCGAGGTCCGGGAACCGGCCGGTGCCGAGGACCGGGACCTGGCTGACCGCATCGACGCCGTCGCCCGGCTCACCGCCGGGTTCGGGCCGGCCACCGCCGCCGAGCGGCCCGCCCGCGTCAGCACCCTGGTACGGCACTGGACCGAGCTGCTCGCCGCCGCCGGCCGGCCCGTACCGCCCGGCGCCGCGCCCCTGAACGTGCTCTCCGAGGACGTCGTCGCGCCCCGCCCGGCTCGGCTCGACGGCTTCCTCGACGGCGCCGACCACGAAGCCCTCGCCGAGGTCACCGCGCTCGCCGAACTCTTCGACCTCGGCCACCTGGTGCGCCGCGCCGCCCGCGACCGCTTCGTCCGGCGGTACGGCAGCGGCGGCAGCTGCGCCCACCCGTGGGAGTTCGGCCCGGAGACGGCCGCCGCCTGGCAGGACGCCGCCCGGATCGCGGCCCTCGACCCCGCGGACCGGGCCGCCTTCCCCACCGGCGCGGAGGAGTTCGCCGCCCTCCGTGGCGAACTGGCCGACCGGGTCCGCGCGGCGGGCGCCGGACGGGACACCGCCGACACCGACGTGGTGCTCCCCGGCGACCTCGTCAAAGGCCTGGGCGAACGGTTGCCCCGCTGGGCGGTGGCCCGCCCGGCCGGCTACGCCTGCTTCCTCCAGCGCGACCCCGCCGCCGGGCTGCTGTGCGTCAACCGCGTCTACGGCGGCTGGGGCCGGTTCACCAGCCGGTTCCTGGACCTCCTCGACCCGCGCGCGGCCGAGGCGGTCTCCCGGCAGATCCACGACGCGCTGGGCCCCGGTGCCCGCCCCGCACAGCTCCGGCCGGTCGGCGGGTTCAACGCCAACCTCCACCCGCTCCTGGTCCCCGACGAGATCGGCCCCGACCGCCGCTGGGCCCCGATCGGCGAACCGGACCTGGAACTCGCCCACGACGAGGCCGCCGACCAGCTGCGGCTGCGGCTGCGCGGCACCGGCGAACCGCTCGACGTCCTCTACCCGGGCTTCCTCGCCCCGGTGATGCTGCCCCGCCGGATCGCCGCCCACCTGAGCGACCTGCCGCACGGAATGGTGGACTTCCAGCCGCTGGTCCCCCGCCACCCGCTGACGGCCCCCGGCGGCCGGGTAATCGTTACGCCCCGGCTGCGCCACCGCCACGTGGTCCTGCTCCGCCGCCGCTGGCTGCTGCCCCCCGGCGTCCTCGCCGCGTTCGTCGCGGACCTCACCGCCGGGCCCGAGGTGCCGGCCGCGGCGGTGGCCCGCTGGCGGGCGCTGCTCGACCTCCCCGAGCAGGTCTTCCTGCACCCGGTCGCCGCCGCGCCCACCGGACGCCCCGCCGAGGACTTCCTGACCCGGCTCGCCCGCCCCAAGCCGCAGTTCGTGGACCTCGGCAACGCCCTGCACCTGCGCTGCCTGGCCAAGTGGCTGGCCCGCCACCCGGACGGCGCGGCACTGGAGGAGGCGCTGCCGGCACCCGGCGGGGCCGCCGCCCCGGCCCGGGCCGTGGAACTCGTCCTGGAGACCTACCGCGCCGCACGGCCGTCCTGA
- a CDS encoding lantibiotic dehydratase C-terminal domain-containing protein, with protein sequence MPGVHPADAACRDVVVYYHQPVKAPLLREALLPLAAAGDAQGLTAHVERHWLHGPHLRLRLSGPAERLDPAAAAAEAALRAWVHDHPSHSGLTEAELLDRAAQAGRAELVPPPHGPIVPDNTVRTEPVDRTALRELLGTGGLELRDDLLRTGLPALRAGTAFLGDHGDTARARVQLAVTALAAHAAAHPGGLAGGHYSYVSHLEDFLVHDDPDGRLRAAFDRRWDSGGEAVTALVGRIAGGGARGWEREWAHWSAAAWRLAHARHAAGTELHGSPGAYRDRAAATGDAAALERWDAEARTRYSEFHRLLARSDPAGTMWQRPDYLVYRACTNGLYRLLTLCDVPPLERYLAAHLVIRAVPRLTGCDWRAELTAAIATAEGGA encoded by the coding sequence GTGCCAGGAGTCCACCCCGCCGACGCCGCCTGCCGCGACGTGGTCGTGTACTACCACCAGCCGGTCAAGGCACCGCTGCTGCGCGAGGCGCTGCTGCCGCTCGCCGCGGCCGGCGACGCGCAGGGACTGACCGCCCACGTCGAACGGCACTGGCTGCACGGCCCGCACCTGCGGCTGCGCCTGTCCGGCCCGGCCGAACGGCTCGACCCGGCCGCGGCCGCCGCCGAGGCCGCGCTGCGCGCCTGGGTCCACGACCACCCCTCGCACAGCGGCCTCACCGAGGCCGAACTCCTCGACCGGGCCGCCCAGGCCGGCCGCGCCGAGCTGGTCCCCCCGCCCCACGGCCCGATCGTGCCGGACAACACCGTCCGCACCGAACCCGTGGACCGCACCGCGCTGCGCGAGCTCCTCGGCACCGGCGGCCTGGAGCTCCGCGACGACCTGCTGCGCACCGGACTGCCCGCGCTGCGGGCCGGCACCGCCTTCCTCGGCGACCACGGCGACACCGCCCGGGCCCGCGTCCAGCTCGCCGTCACCGCGCTCGCCGCTCACGCCGCGGCACACCCCGGCGGGCTCGCCGGCGGCCACTACTCCTACGTCTCCCACCTGGAGGACTTCCTCGTCCACGACGACCCGGACGGCAGGCTGCGGGCCGCGTTCGACCGCCGCTGGGACAGCGGCGGCGAGGCGGTCACCGCCCTGGTCGGCCGGATCGCCGGGGGCGGGGCACGAGGCTGGGAACGGGAGTGGGCCCACTGGTCGGCCGCCGCCTGGCGGCTGGCGCACGCCCGGCACGCGGCCGGTACCGAACTGCACGGCTCCCCGGGCGCCTACCGGGACCGGGCGGCCGCCACCGGCGACGCCGCGGCGCTGGAGCGCTGGGACGCCGAAGCCCGCACCCGCTACAGCGAGTTCCACCGGCTGCTGGCCCGCTCCGACCCGGCCGGCACCATGTGGCAGCGGCCCGACTACCTGGTCTACCGGGCCTGCACCAACGGCCTGTACCGGCTGCTGACCCTCTGCGACGTCCCGCCGCTGGAACGCTACCTCGCCGCCCACCTGGTCATCCGCGCCGTACCCCGGCTCACCGGCTGCGACTGGCGGGCCGAACTCACCGCGGCGATCGCGACGGCGGAGGGCGGCGCGTGA